From the Cryptomeria japonica chromosome 2, Sugi_1.0, whole genome shotgun sequence genome, one window contains:
- the LOC131056306 gene encoding probable glucan endo-1,3-beta-glucosidase A6: protein MKSINAGYVKIYDANPEVLKALANSSLPVVITVANIEVPGMASSTTTSDQWLRKNLLPYYPLTKISIIMVGNEILSNTQLQPYFFPAMQNMHTSLQKLNLDSSIKVTTSVAMDALSSSYPPSNGSFKPEIAMSVIQPMLSFLSATDSYFFLDVYPFFASNSDPANISLDYVLFGDITADVVQDGILCYSNMLDAQLYAAIAAMATLGYGEVKVVISETGWPTNGDSSGGTVANAASYNTRLSFPHSFRYSGSSADVLSHIHLRPL from the coding sequence ATGAAGAGCATTAACGCAGGCTATGTCAAAATCTACGATGCGAATCCTGAAGTCCTGAAGGCGCTGGCCAACAGCAGCCTCCCTGTGGTGATCACGGTGGCAAATATAGAAGTTCCAGGCATGGCCTCCAGCACTACCACTTCAGACCAATGGCTTCGAAAAAACCTTCTCCCTTATTATCCCCTCACCAAAATCTCCATCATCATGGTGGGCAACGAGATTCTATCAAACACCCAACTTCAGCCCTACTTTTTCCCGGCAATGCAAAACATGCACACCTCCTTACAGAAGTTGAATCTAGACTCCTCCATTAAAGTAACCACATCCGTAGCCATGGACGCCCTCTCTTCCTCTTACCCTCCCTCCAACGGCTCCTTCAAACCAGAAATCGCCATGTCAGTGATACAGCCCATGCTCAGCTTCCTCAGTGCCACGGATTCTTATTTCTTCCTGGATGTCTACCCTTTCTTCGCCTCGAATTCCGACCCCGCAAACATATCTCTGGACTATGTGCTCTTTGGCGATATCACCGCGGACGTAGTACAGGACGGCATTCTTTGTTACTCCAACATGCTAGATGCACAGCTGTACGCCGCCATAGCGGCCATGGCGACGCTGGGATACGGTGAGGTGAAAGTGGTCATTAGTGAGACGGGGTGGCCCACCAATGGCGACTCCAGCGGCGGCACTGTTGCCAACGCCGCCAGCTACAACACAAGACTCTCTTTCCCACATTCTTTCCGGTACTCGGGGTCGTCCGCAGACGTTCTTTCCCACATTCACCTTCGCCCTCTTTAA